In Aegilops tauschii subsp. strangulata cultivar AL8/78 chromosome 3, Aet v6.0, whole genome shotgun sequence, one genomic interval encodes:
- the LOC109739955 gene encoding uncharacterized protein, which translates to MEGESHAAANAFNGAPTRRSGEDVIVLSSATTRPPRSVEAVVLVDAEGEGQGQGPRMEMEAPPEKLYFKTRLCDKYEDTGRCMYEDGCTFAHGRAELRPPVPPVGGFAVAGGGRVVNGGGKVCFNFRDTGTCHFGDRCAFPHAAPSGHAIRLTGDQKVLTSPGPRYAAPGTARAYPYPPVIPLAACDRPAQMTEENGAKKPNRLMLMSQGKIGGIYGDWPEQKEQEK; encoded by the exons ATGGAGGGGGAGAGCCACGCCGCCGCCAACGCCTTCAACGGCGCCCCGACCCGCCGCTCGGGGGAGGACGTCATCGTCCTGTCCTCGGCGACGACGAGGCCGCCGCGGTCGGTGGAGGCGGTGGTGCTGGTGGACGCGGAGGGGGAGGGGCAGGGGCAGGGACCGCGCATGGAGATGGAGGCGCCGCCGGAGAAGCTGTACTTCAAGACCAGGCTCTGCGACAAGTACGAGGACACCGGCCGCTGCATGTACGAGGACGGTTGCACCTTCGCGCACGGCCGCGCCGAGCTTCGTCCGCCGGTCCCCCCTGTCGGCGGCTTcgccgtcgccggcggcggcAGGGTTGTCAACGGCGGCGGCAAGGTGTGCTTCAACTTCAGGGACACGGGCACCTGCCATTTCGGGGACAGGTGCGCCTTCCCCCACGCTGCACCATCAG GTCACGCGATTCGCCTCACCGGGGACCAGAAGGTGCTGACATCCCCAGGGCCACGCTACGCCGCCCCGGGCACCGCCAGGGCGTACCCGTACCCGCCGGTGATTCCCCTGGCCGCGTGTGATCGTCCTGCCCAGATGACTGAGGAGAACGGGGCCAAAAAGCCCAACAGGCTGATGCTCATGAGCCAAGGGAAGATCGGCGGCATCTACGGCGACTGGCCGGAGCAGAAGGAGCAGGAGAAGTGA